A region of Maridesulfovibrio sp. DNA encodes the following proteins:
- a CDS encoding Fic family protein: MSQNKQDIPSSYILPDSAELTTSLAENDRLQKIIDKKRPLEGDLWDVIQFKLKVDWTYNSNAIEGSTLSPSETLFFLREGLTVKGKPLKDFLDARNHSEAVDLLQDTIKDERPLSVGFMKEINALILNGVSYTAAQTPDGQSTKKKAHAGEYKKHPNHVLTPSGEIHTYVEPEQVAAEMDYLFEWIGEQEQKQTHPLITASIAHYNFVRIHPFDDGNGRGARLLMNLILMKNGYLPAVINNENRQDYIESLHQADKGELAPFCVFVSQSLRETQESVVKILEGNGK, encoded by the coding sequence ATGTCCCAGAATAAACAAGATATACCTTCAAGCTACATACTTCCTGATTCCGCAGAGCTCACCACCAGCCTTGCCGAAAATGACAGGTTGCAAAAGATTATTGATAAAAAACGCCCGTTGGAAGGTGACCTTTGGGACGTGATCCAGTTTAAGCTGAAAGTAGACTGGACTTACAACTCAAACGCTATTGAAGGCAGCACCTTGAGCCCAAGCGAAACGCTGTTCTTTCTGCGTGAAGGGCTTACCGTGAAGGGCAAGCCGCTCAAGGATTTTCTGGACGCCAGAAACCATTCTGAAGCTGTTGATTTACTTCAGGATACCATCAAGGATGAAAGACCGCTTTCTGTTGGATTCATGAAAGAAATAAACGCCTTGATTCTCAATGGAGTCAGTTACACAGCAGCCCAGACACCCGATGGGCAGAGCACCAAAAAGAAAGCTCATGCCGGGGAATATAAAAAGCATCCGAACCATGTGTTAACACCAAGCGGCGAGATCCATACCTACGTTGAGCCTGAACAAGTGGCCGCTGAAATGGATTATCTTTTTGAATGGATTGGTGAGCAGGAACAAAAGCAAACACATCCGCTGATTACGGCCTCTATAGCGCATTACAATTTCGTGCGCATCCACCCTTTCGATGACGGTAATGGTCGCGGGGCAAGGCTTCTGATGAACCTAATCCTTATGAAAAACGGGTATCTCCCTGCCGTCATTAACAATGAAAACCGTCAGGATTATATTGAAAGCCTGCATCAGGCAGATAAAGGTGAGCTGGCCCCTT
- a CDS encoding ankyrin repeat domain-containing protein — translation MNHYEGNIEDALSKHDIEAVWEWLEHGGNPRHITEYGDSLLHIAALNDNTDATKLLLDVGVDPNNRNAEDLTPICYASKAETIIMLHEYGASLTVEDSNYGPPLHRAACGLSVEAVTTMVALGADIYAKPSDGGLPAIYNSFLSDNCKAMLLAFISMGFSVNGQEGHPLLHYAYGSARLEAVELLLKLGADPTLKDENGRDFETFKEMVKERRKAANSQSIEAEQEVNPLLEELDKQLKINEQLKQE, via the coding sequence ATGAATCATTACGAAGGAAATATAGAAGATGCGCTCAGCAAACACGACATAGAAGCCGTATGGGAATGGCTGGAGCATGGCGGCAATCCGCGCCATATCACTGAATACGGAGATTCACTGCTCCATATCGCAGCGTTAAATGATAACACCGATGCCACAAAGCTGCTGCTTGATGTCGGCGTAGATCCTAATAACCGTAACGCCGAAGACCTCACCCCCATATGCTACGCGAGCAAGGCTGAAACAATCATCATGCTGCATGAATATGGCGCATCCTTGACCGTTGAAGATAGCAATTACGGCCCTCCCCTACACCGGGCGGCCTGCGGTCTGTCCGTGGAAGCAGTAACGACCATGGTCGCTCTTGGTGCTGATATTTATGCCAAACCTTCAGACGGAGGATTACCGGCAATATATAACAGCTTTCTTTCGGATAACTGCAAAGCAATGTTGCTGGCGTTCATCTCAATGGGCTTCAGTGTTAACGGCCAAGAGGGACATCCCCTGCTTCATTATGCTTACGGAAGTGCTAGACTTGAAGCGGTCGAACTACTTCTAAAACTTGGTGCAGATCCAACTCTCAAAGACGAGAATGGCAGGGACTTTGAAACCTTTAAGGAAATGGTGAAAGAGCGCCGAAAAGCAGCCAACAGTCAGTCCATAGAGGCAGAACAAGAAGTTAATCCTTTACTTGAAGAATTGGATAAGCAATTAAAGATAAATGAGCAGCTTAAACAGGAATAA
- a CDS encoding ribbon-helix-helix protein, CopG family, which translates to MQTKQISISEEIADRLEDLARYTNRSQEELITSAIESYIENEFAEISLIHESLAQANNGEFATDSEEQDAFSKCGITSKLTEF; encoded by the coding sequence ATGCAGACGAAACAAATAAGTATTTCCGAAGAGATAGCAGATAGATTGGAGGATCTTGCCAGATACACCAATCGCAGTCAGGAAGAACTCATAACCTCTGCAATTGAAAGTTACATTGAAAATGAATTTGCAGAAATTTCCCTCATCCACGAAAGCCTTGCCCAAGCCAACAACGGCGAATTCGCTACAGACTCAGAAGAACAGGACGCTTTCAGCAAATGTGGGATAACGTCAAAATTAACTGAATTTTAA
- a CDS encoding relaxase/mobilization nuclease domain-containing protein, producing MLMKVFRHGVGRGAKVVEYVTGKKDSKRKENPPEVLRGDPDLTSDLIDTTTRKWRYTSGVLSWAPEDKVTPEDERKLMDSFELYAFAGLEPDQYSILWVRHSHAGHHEMHFVIPRTELRTDKAFNPCPPGWEKQYNPWCELHNRRHNWARPDEMKRARLVSPGSSIQSYKSGNASEVRRTVTEAIVQGVEAGLIHNRQDIVRTLEEFGFGVPRQSKEYITIELPENDNSTVSQKRKNRRIRLKGVLYARSWTAEQFKQRAELSRENEGADGGASAKLQADNSRRIAELEKSVSKIRQTRAEYHRNRYKNRDRRTLENSTNLNPRHAPILEDPSRSIISGDIRVLSGPSGRDSILDRSSGNNPSRAFRKDRTPEDNREKARKLGSNAPSGQQPQVHSSASRNKPEAELAIRKPSRHFTQGLSHERITEELIGRAEPNRKGTSSPSGRTRSKDSRTGKGNTRLPGLAERIGASFERIGKISSALVQKIMTPRSRKKTLKAGINKLLSR from the coding sequence ATGCTTATGAAAGTGTTCCGGCACGGAGTTGGACGCGGGGCGAAGGTCGTTGAATATGTGACGGGTAAGAAGGACTCCAAGAGAAAGGAAAATCCACCTGAAGTACTGCGTGGAGATCCAGACTTAACTTCAGACCTCATCGATACCACTACCCGCAAATGGCGATACACTTCCGGCGTTCTTTCATGGGCTCCGGAGGACAAGGTCACGCCTGAAGACGAAAGAAAGCTTATGGACAGCTTTGAATTATACGCTTTTGCAGGTCTTGAACCGGACCAATATTCAATCCTTTGGGTGCGCCACAGCCATGCTGGCCATCATGAAATGCATTTTGTGATTCCGCGCACAGAACTACGAACAGACAAAGCTTTCAATCCCTGCCCGCCGGGATGGGAGAAACAATATAATCCGTGGTGTGAACTTCACAACCGTCGTCACAACTGGGCACGCCCTGATGAAATGAAACGCGCAAGGTTGGTCAGTCCGGGAAGCTCGATACAGAGCTATAAATCCGGCAATGCCTCAGAGGTAAGGCGGACCGTAACTGAAGCGATAGTTCAAGGTGTGGAAGCCGGTCTTATTCATAACCGGCAAGACATCGTCAGGACTCTTGAGGAATTCGGGTTTGGTGTACCGCGCCAAAGCAAAGAATACATAACAATCGAACTACCAGAAAACGACAACAGCACTGTTTCCCAGAAACGGAAAAACCGCCGCATCAGGCTAAAAGGAGTACTTTATGCAAGATCATGGACAGCCGAGCAATTCAAACAACGCGCTGAGCTTAGCCGAGAAAATGAAGGAGCAGATGGAGGAGCAAGTGCAAAGCTCCAAGCTGATAATTCAAGAAGGATTGCAGAGCTTGAGAAAAGCGTTTCTAAAATCCGCCAAACACGAGCTGAGTACCATCGAAACCGCTATAAAAACAGAGACCGCAGAACTCTCGAAAATTCAACAAACCTTAATCCGCGACATGCACCGATCCTTGAAGATCCCAGTCGCAGTATCATTAGCGGTGACATTCGTGTGTTGTCTGGTCCTAGTGGGCGGGACTCTATTCTGGATAGATCTTCAGGGAACAACCCTAGCAGAGCTTTCCGAAAAGATAGAACACCAGAGGACAATAGAGAAAAAGCTCGTAAGCTGGGGAGTAACGCCCCTTCTGGACAACAACCGCAGGTTCATAGTTCTGCCAGCCGGAACAAGCCTGAAGCAGAATTGGCAATCAGGAAACCGTCCCGCCATTTTACTCAAGGATTGAGCCATGAACGAATTACAGAAGAGCTTATCGGACGCGCTGAACCGAATCGCAAAGGAACAAGCTCGCCGTCTGGACGAACAAGATCAAAAGATAGCCGAACTGGAAAAGGAAATACAAGGTTGCCGGGACTTGCAGAGCGAATTGGAGCAAGTTTTGAACGAATTGGAAAAATTAGCTCAGCTCTAGTCCAGAAAATTATGACCCCCAGAAGCCGCAAAAAGACTTTAAAAGCTGGAATTAATAAACTATTGAGCAGGTAA